The nucleotide sequence GATATCACCACTGTTCCTGGTTTAAGTTCATTTTTGAACTTTTCATTTAAACGATGCATATAGGGGGCAGCCGAAAATATAAATACAACATCGGCCTTGGATAAATCAGCCTTCCAGTAATCGGTAATAACCACTTTCGCCTTTGGGTATTCACGCAATCGGTATTTAGAGACCAGTGCAAGTACGGGATTGAGCTCATATCCAATGGCCTTATAACCGTGCTTGCTAGCCGACATTAGTACTCGTCCATCTCCACTGCCTAGGTCTACCACGGTGGACCCTTTTCTAATTTTAAGTACGGAGAATATGCCCTCTATAGCCTGATTATCTGTCGGAACAAAGGGGGCTCCGATAAACACAATCATACCAAACGAAACAAATAGCAGTATAAGGAGTATCCAGATAATAATCATTACAAAATTCTACCCGTTTACTTTTAGCCAGCTTATCACTTCGGGTACTGTCTTGAGTGGTTGAATTTTAGGCCACATTGCTATGATCTTTAAATCTGGGCCCAACATAACCGCAGATCGCTGAGTACCAAAGAATTTACGCCCATACATGCTCCGCTCCTGCCAAGCTCCATAGGCCTCTATCATTTCATGCTCAGGATCAGCCAAAATATCAAAGGGCAAATGGTGATTTTGTTTGAATTTAAAATGGCTAGCAGCACTGTCTTTACTAACCCCAACCACATCTACCCCTAAGGCCTGTAGTTCTTCAAAATGATCTCGCAGCGAACAGGATTGCGCCGTGCAGCCTGGAGTTTCGTCCTTTGGATAAAAATAAATCAAAGTCGTCTTACCCTTCAAGCTATCTAGGGTATGAGTCTTGCCATCCTGGTCTTGGATATTAAATACTGGTGCCTTATCGCCTACCTTAAGTTCCATCTGCACTCCTTTATAATTAAAATGCCGTTACTGTTTAGGCCTGAGGTACTGGTCCCAGTAATGAAACAACTTTGCAGTTGCGAATAGGTCCTCGGCATTGTATTTAGCAATCTCAATATTTTTACCTTCTAAATAGGCTGGCCCTACATCACTTCCGTCCATCCCAGATTCTTTAGGGCTCTTGATGCCAAATGCCCGGCACCATCGGTGCAGGCTGCCTTTGAACATGGCGCCACCATAAAAAGTCAGTAGATCAAATAAATCGTGATGGGTAGCCCCCCTGAGGCCCTTAGAGTTGTATCTATTACTTACGAGGTCCTTGCTTGGCCTGATGCCGTGTACAGCAGAGCGAACCATCATATATGGCACATCTGCGCGACGCCCAAAAAAGCTAATAAACTCATCGGTGATTTCTGCTAGCCCCCAAAATTTAGTAAGCATCTCGGCTTCATCCATTGCGACATATTTAATTCCGTTTTCTTCTACATCATCGGCTTTCTTGCCTGCATTGTCATAATATACAGCGCCCTTCTCTTCATCAATATCATATACCCCAA is from Patescibacteria group bacterium and encodes:
- a CDS encoding peroxiredoxin, with the protein product MELKVGDKAPVFNIQDQDGKTHTLDSLKGKTTLIYFYPKDETPGCTAQSCSLRDHFEELQALGVDVVGVSKDSAASHFKFKQNHHLPFDILADPEHEMIEAYGAWQERSMYGRKFFGTQRSAVMLGPDLKIIAMWPKIQPLKTVPEVISWLKVNG